The Haloplanus salinarum genome includes a region encoding these proteins:
- a CDS encoding DUF7546 family protein encodes MSGAYGPLSRVRRLLAAETAAIRWWFLVVAAELALVTAYLAVSDVIVTEPRYVVYPFLWINAGVWAVIRTETPSVTRRQWGVAAALSGGYLLLLLVVGGTLQLGIDGPLNGGAVASIHWNIPGLGPIVVYGTPRVRLSIIPFKVVGYVAMTYLVYARLLSASRAVLSGVLGLFSCVGCAFSLLLPLLGATTLFGSTLTGLAWDLSTLVFLLTVALLYWTDDIGAALSRRLPR; translated from the coding sequence GTGAGCGGCGCCTACGGTCCCCTCTCGCGGGTTCGCCGGCTCCTGGCTGCGGAGACGGCCGCCATCCGCTGGTGGTTCCTCGTCGTCGCGGCCGAACTCGCACTCGTCACCGCCTACCTCGCCGTCTCGGACGTGATCGTCACCGAACCCCGCTACGTCGTCTACCCGTTCCTCTGGATCAACGCCGGGGTGTGGGCGGTGATCCGAACCGAGACGCCGAGCGTCACCCGCCGTCAGTGGGGCGTCGCGGCCGCCCTGTCCGGGGGCTACCTGTTGCTCCTCCTGGTGGTCGGCGGCACCCTCCAGCTCGGGATCGACGGGCCGCTCAACGGCGGTGCGGTCGCCTCGATCCACTGGAACATCCCGGGGCTGGGTCCGATCGTCGTCTACGGCACGCCGCGGGTCAGGCTGTCGATCATCCCGTTCAAGGTCGTCGGCTACGTCGCCATGACCTACCTCGTCTACGCCCGCCTGCTCTCGGCGTCGCGGGCGGTGCTCTCCGGCGTCCTGGGCCTGTTCTCCTGTGTCGGCTGTGCCTTCTCCCTTCTCTTGCCCCTGCTCGGAGCGACCACGCTGTTCGGCTCGACGCTGACCGGCCTCGCGTGGGACCTCTCGACCCTCGTTTTCCTACTCACCGTCGCCTTGCTCTACTGGACCGACGACATCGGGGCCGCGCTCTCGCGCCGACTCCCGCGATAA
- a CDS encoding phosphoglucomutase/phosphomannomutase family protein: protein MDAISFGTDGWRARLDTFTDERVRTVGQAVADYLADEGFDAPVAVGYDARATSEGFAESLADVLADNGFDVLLPERDRPTPVIAWAVVDRGLSGALMVTASHNPPEYNGVKFIPADGAPALPAVTDAIEARLADPRADGPRGSIDRVDLVAAHAAQARDLVDPDLAGLTVVYDAMHGSGRRVTDALLESAGATVIRRRCDRDTAFGGVPPEPSAEHLSGLVDAVAAHDADLGIANDGDADRLAVVTPDRGYLDENLFFAAVYDALLAERSGPAVRTVSTTFLIDRVAAAHGEEVVETSVGFKWVAEAMVEHDALMGGEESGGFSIRGHVPEKDGVLMALLAADVAAGEPLDTRVDRLLDVHGDIVADKVSVDCPDERKAAVVDALGDAIPETVAGRAVEDVVTLDGFKLLLSDGSWLLVRPSGTEPKMRVYAEAESRERVDAILDEGRDLVAALV from the coding sequence ATGGACGCCATCTCCTTCGGCACCGACGGGTGGCGCGCCCGTCTCGACACGTTCACCGACGAACGGGTGCGGACCGTCGGGCAGGCGGTCGCCGACTACCTCGCCGACGAGGGGTTCGACGCGCCGGTCGCCGTCGGCTACGACGCCCGGGCCACCTCCGAGGGCTTCGCCGAATCGCTCGCCGACGTCCTCGCCGACAACGGCTTCGACGTCCTGCTCCCGGAACGGGACCGGCCGACCCCCGTGATCGCGTGGGCCGTCGTCGACCGGGGCCTCTCCGGGGCGCTGATGGTCACCGCCTCGCACAACCCCCCCGAGTACAACGGCGTGAAGTTCATCCCCGCGGACGGCGCGCCGGCGCTGCCCGCAGTGACCGACGCTATCGAGGCCCGCCTCGCGGACCCCCGCGCCGACGGGCCCCGGGGGTCGATCGACCGCGTCGACCTCGTCGCGGCCCACGCCGCCCAGGCCCGCGACCTGGTCGACCCCGACCTGGCGGGACTCACCGTCGTCTACGACGCCATGCACGGCAGCGGCCGCCGGGTGACCGACGCCCTCCTCGAATCCGCGGGCGCGACGGTGATCCGCCGGCGCTGCGACCGGGACACCGCCTTCGGCGGGGTGCCGCCCGAGCCGAGCGCCGAACACCTGTCCGGCCTCGTCGACGCCGTGGCGGCCCACGACGCCGACCTCGGCATCGCCAACGACGGCGACGCCGACCGCCTCGCGGTCGTCACGCCCGACCGGGGTTACCTCGACGAGAACCTCTTTTTCGCCGCCGTCTACGACGCCCTCCTGGCGGAACGCTCCGGCCCCGCGGTCCGAACCGTCTCGACGACGTTCCTGATCGACCGGGTCGCCGCCGCCCACGGCGAGGAGGTCGTCGAGACGTCGGTCGGCTTCAAGTGGGTCGCCGAGGCCATGGTCGAACACGACGCCCTGATGGGCGGCGAGGAGTCCGGCGGCTTCTCGATCCGGGGGCACGTCCCCGAGAAGGACGGCGTCCTGATGGCGCTGCTCGCGGCCGACGTGGCCGCCGGCGAACCCCTCGACACCCGCGTGGACCGCCTGCTCGACGTCCACGGCGACATCGTCGCCGACAAGGTGAGCGTCGACTGCCCCGACGAGCGGAAGGCGGCGGTCGTCGACGCCCTCGGCGACGCCATCCCCGAGACCGTCGCCGGTCGGGCCGTCGAGGATGTCGTCACGCTCGACGGGTTCAAACTCCTGCTCTCGGATGGCTCCTGGCTCCTGGTCCGGCCGAGCGGGACCGAACCGAAGATGCGCGTCTACGCCGAGGCCGAGAGCCGCGAGCGGGTCGACGCCATCCTCGACGAGGGCCGGGACCTCGTCGCGGCGCTCGTCTAG
- a CDS encoding GIY-YIG nuclease family protein — protein sequence MHYVYVLECVDGTYYTGYTTDVERRVAEHEAGEGAKYTRGRTPVELRHVERYETRSAAMSREHEIKSLSRRAKERLVTDPDADTD from the coding sequence GTGCACTACGTCTACGTGCTCGAGTGTGTCGACGGCACGTACTACACGGGGTACACGACGGACGTGGAGCGACGCGTGGCCGAACACGAGGCGGGCGAGGGCGCGAAGTACACCCGGGGTCGGACGCCGGTCGAACTCCGCCACGTCGAACGCTACGAGACGCGCTCGGCGGCGATGTCACGCGAACACGAGATCAAGTCGCTCTCGCGCCGTGCGAAAGAACGGCTCGTCACCGACCCGGACGCCGACACCGACTGA
- a CDS encoding DUF7563 family protein, producing MARCDHCGSHVSERFERVFADANGRILACPSCSANAGIAEASRRRTPNA from the coding sequence ATGGCACGCTGCGATCACTGCGGGTCGCACGTCTCGGAACGCTTCGAACGGGTGTTCGCCGACGCGAACGGGCGAATCCTGGCCTGTCCGAGCTGTTCGGCCAACGCCGGCATCGCCGAAGCCTCCAGACGTCGCACCCCGAACGCCTAA
- the larB gene encoding nickel pincer cofactor biosynthesis protein LarB, translating to MRELLDAVASGELSPAEAEARLAGYATTDAGRFDAARERRRGIPEAILGDGKTPTEVAAMVDAALETTGRAVVTRADDGHVAAVTDDLAAGMTVDHDERARTLVVEAPGFDPPDVDATVAVVTAGTSDAAAAGEAAVLARAVGATVERVDDVGVAHLGRIVDHLDALRGADVAVVAAGREGALPTVVAGLIDTPVIGLPVSTGYGYSGEGESALASTLQSCTVLSTVNIDDGFSAGAQAGLIARAVADARRGDDA from the coding sequence ATGCGCGAGCTTCTGGATGCGGTGGCGAGTGGCGAGTTGTCCCCGGCCGAGGCGGAGGCCCGACTCGCCGGCTACGCCACGACCGACGCCGGTCGGTTCGACGCGGCACGCGAGCGCCGTCGGGGTATTCCCGAGGCAATCCTCGGGGACGGCAAGACTCCCACGGAGGTGGCGGCGATGGTCGATGCGGCCCTGGAGACCACCGGCCGCGCCGTCGTCACCCGTGCCGACGACGGCCACGTCGCCGCCGTGACCGACGACCTGGCGGCGGGGATGACCGTCGACCACGACGAACGCGCCCGGACGCTGGTCGTCGAGGCGCCGGGCTTCGACCCGCCCGACGTCGACGCGACGGTGGCCGTCGTCACCGCCGGCACCTCCGACGCCGCGGCCGCGGGCGAGGCGGCGGTCCTGGCCCGGGCCGTCGGCGCCACGGTGGAGCGGGTCGACGACGTGGGCGTCGCCCACCTCGGGCGGATCGTCGATCACCTCGACGCCCTTCGCGGGGCGGACGTGGCCGTCGTCGCCGCCGGTCGCGAGGGCGCGCTCCCGACGGTGGTCGCCGGCCTGATCGACACGCCGGTGATCGGACTCCCGGTGTCGACGGGCTACGGCTACAGCGGCGAGGGCGAGTCGGCGCTCGCCAGTACCCTCCAGTCCTGTACGGTCCTCTCGACGGTCAACATCGACGACGGGTTCTCCGCCGGCGCCCAGGCGGGACTGATCGCACGGGCCGTCGCCGACGCCCGCCGGGGCGACGACGCCTGA
- a CDS encoding DUF1931 family protein: MADLIVKAAVKEALQDKNVASDFYDALDEEVEELLEDAARRAEQNDRKTVQPRDL, encoded by the coding sequence ATGGCAGACCTCATCGTCAAAGCCGCCGTCAAGGAAGCGCTCCAGGACAAGAACGTCGCTTCGGACTTCTACGATGCCCTCGACGAGGAAGTCGAGGAACTGCTCGAGGACGCCGCCCGGCGCGCCGAGCAGAACGACCGGAAGACCGTCCAGCCGCGCGACCTCTAA
- the rpiA gene encoding ribose-5-phosphate isomerase RpiA, with product MKTPGGSDAAKRRAGEHAADLVSDGDVVGLGTGSTAAHAIRALGRAVDAGLDVRGVATSYAARDLAREVGVPLADLDAVERIDVAIDGADQVSDDLALIKGGGAAHAREKVVDAAAERFVVVADPSKETATLDRPVPVEVLPDARATVRRAIRDHGGTPTLRAAERKDGPVVTDNGNLVLDCDFGPVTDPGSLATALAATPGVVAHGLFVDMADEIHVGHADGVRVRRPE from the coding sequence ATGAAGACGCCGGGTGGATCGGACGCGGCGAAGCGTCGCGCGGGCGAACACGCTGCCGACCTGGTGAGTGACGGCGACGTCGTCGGCCTCGGCACCGGGAGCACGGCCGCCCACGCCATCCGAGCGCTCGGACGGGCGGTCGACGCCGGCCTCGACGTCCGCGGCGTCGCCACCTCCTACGCCGCCCGCGACCTGGCCCGCGAGGTGGGGGTCCCGCTCGCCGACCTCGACGCAGTCGAACGGATCGACGTCGCCATCGACGGCGCCGACCAGGTGAGCGACGACCTCGCCCTGATCAAGGGCGGCGGCGCCGCCCACGCCCGCGAGAAGGTCGTCGACGCCGCCGCGGAGCGGTTCGTCGTCGTCGCCGACCCATCGAAGGAGACGGCGACCCTCGACCGACCGGTTCCGGTCGAGGTGTTGCCGGACGCCCGGGCGACCGTCCGACGGGCGATCCGCGACCACGGCGGGACGCCGACGCTCCGGGCCGCCGAGCGGAAGGACGGCCCGGTGGTGACCGACAACGGCAACCTCGTGTTGGACTGTGATTTCGGCCCCGTCACGGACCCGGGATCGTTGGCGACGGCCCTCGCGGCGACGCCGGGCGTCGTCGCCCACGGCCTGTTCGTCGACATGGCCGACGAAATCCACGTGGGCCACGCCGACGGCGTTCGCGTACGAAGGCCCGAGTGA
- a CDS encoding CoA-acylating methylmalonate-semialdehyde dehydrogenase: MSLDDTPPWNDVRNYVDGDWRDPRGPNGQEVVNPATGESISYVGFSSAADVEDAVEAGMAAFETWESTPVEERIQPLFELKRLLEAHQSELAEVLVREHGKTRAEANGELRRGIENVEVACGIPSMMQAGHLPNAAPDIDETAVRKPLGVFTAITPFNFPGMIPLWFLPYAVATGNAFILKPSEQVPVVTERLFELIDRAGFPDGVVQLVHGGVETVNALLDNEDVVGASFVGSTPVARTVYERAATHGKRVQAQGGAKNHIIVTETADLDFAARKTVSSAYACGGERCLANDVVVVDESVYDEFADRLLERARAQTVGDGLDEGTDIGALITPEHETRVRELIQTGVDEGAELLLDGRDVTVDGYEDGNFLGPTVFGDVAPEMTIAREEIFGPVLGLVPVSGLDEAIEILNGSEFGNAASLFTSSGADARTVRHRADVGNLGVNAGTAAPMAFFHFGGRKVSFFGDLHAQGEDMIRFYTDETVYIERWPDA, from the coding sequence ATGTCACTCGACGATACCCCACCGTGGAACGATGTTCGGAACTACGTCGACGGCGACTGGCGGGACCCACGTGGCCCGAACGGACAGGAGGTCGTCAACCCGGCGACGGGCGAGTCCATCTCCTACGTCGGCTTCAGCTCCGCGGCCGACGTCGAGGACGCCGTGGAGGCCGGAATGGCGGCGTTCGAGACGTGGGAATCGACACCGGTCGAGGAGCGGATACAGCCCTTGTTCGAGCTCAAGCGTCTGCTCGAAGCGCACCAATCGGAACTCGCCGAAGTCCTCGTCCGCGAACACGGAAAGACCCGCGCGGAGGCGAACGGCGAACTGCGGCGGGGGATCGAGAACGTCGAGGTGGCGTGTGGCATCCCGTCGATGATGCAGGCGGGGCACCTCCCGAACGCCGCACCGGATATCGACGAGACTGCCGTCAGGAAGCCCCTCGGCGTGTTCACCGCGATCACCCCGTTCAACTTCCCCGGGATGATCCCCCTGTGGTTCCTCCCTTACGCGGTTGCGACGGGCAACGCGTTCATCCTGAAGCCGAGCGAACAGGTCCCCGTCGTCACCGAACGGCTCTTCGAACTCATCGACCGAGCGGGCTTCCCGGACGGCGTCGTCCAACTCGTCCACGGGGGTGTGGAGACGGTGAACGCGCTGCTAGACAACGAGGACGTGGTCGGGGCGTCGTTCGTCGGTAGCACGCCGGTCGCCCGGACCGTCTACGAGCGTGCGGCCACACACGGCAAGCGAGTGCAGGCACAGGGCGGCGCCAAGAACCACATAATCGTCACCGAGACCGCCGACCTCGATTTCGCCGCCCGCAAGACGGTTTCGTCGGCGTATGCCTGCGGAGGGGAGCGGTGTCTGGCGAACGACGTCGTCGTCGTCGACGAATCCGTATACGACGAGTTCGCTGACCGACTCCTCGAGCGAGCTCGCGCCCAGACCGTCGGCGACGGTCTCGACGAGGGAACCGACATCGGCGCTCTCATCACGCCGGAACACGAGACGCGAGTGCGTGAACTGATCCAGACCGGCGTCGACGAAGGCGCCGAACTGCTCCTTGACGGACGCGACGTCACCGTCGACGGCTACGAGGACGGCAACTTCCTCGGTCCGACGGTCTTCGGTGACGTCGCTCCGGAGATGACGATTGCACGCGAGGAGATCTTCGGACCGGTGCTCGGGCTCGTCCCGGTCTCGGGACTGGACGAGGCCATCGAAATCCTCAACGGGAGCGAGTTCGGCAACGCCGCCAGTCTGTTCACCAGCAGCGGTGCCGACGCACGCACGGTCCGCCACCGTGCCGACGTCGGAAACCTCGGGGTCAACGCCGGCACCGCCGCGCCGATGGCCTTCTTCCACTTCGGCGGCCGAAAGGTGTCCTTCTTCGGTGACCTCCACGCGCAAGGCGAGGATATGATTCGCTTCTACACGGACGAAACCGTCTACATCGAGCGCTGGCCCGACGCGTAG
- the gdhB gene encoding glutamate dehydrogenase GdhB: protein MSEQKTATTADEEPESALETARAQLERAAAQIDVDAGVVERLKHPTKVFRGSVPLERDDGTVEIFTGYRAQHDDVRGPYKGGLRYHPDVTEDECIGLAMWMTWKCAVMDLPFGGAKGGIVVDPKALSESERERLTRRFAEEMRDFVGPTVDIPAPDMGTDAQTMAWFMDAYSMQEGETVPGVVTGKPPVIGGSYGRSEAPGRSVALITRETVDHYDLPLESTTVAVQGFGSVGAKAARLLDEWGATVVAVSDVSGGIYDADGLETHEIESHDERPEAVSATEGVSRITNEALLELDVDVLIPAAVGNVLTSANADAVRADIIVEGANGPTTAEADRIFAERGVPVVPDIIANAGGVTVSYFEWLQDINRRQWSLDRVREELESEMLSAWRDVRAEFTRRDVTWREAAYIVALSRVAEAKSTRGLWP, encoded by the coding sequence ATGTCTGAGCAGAAGACGGCGACAACGGCGGACGAGGAACCGGAATCAGCGCTGGAGACCGCTCGTGCGCAACTCGAGCGTGCGGCGGCACAAATCGACGTCGACGCGGGGGTCGTCGAACGTCTGAAACACCCGACGAAGGTGTTCCGCGGGTCGGTGCCGCTGGAGCGTGACGACGGGACCGTCGAGATCTTCACCGGGTATCGCGCACAACACGACGACGTCCGTGGCCCGTACAAAGGTGGTCTCAGATACCACCCGGACGTGACCGAAGACGAGTGTATCGGCCTGGCGATGTGGATGACGTGGAAGTGTGCCGTGATGGATCTCCCCTTCGGTGGCGCGAAAGGCGGTATCGTCGTCGATCCGAAGGCGTTGAGCGAGTCCGAGCGGGAACGTCTCACGCGGCGGTTCGCGGAGGAGATGCGCGATTTCGTCGGCCCGACAGTGGACATTCCGGCCCCCGATATGGGCACCGATGCCCAGACGATGGCTTGGTTTATGGACGCTTACAGTATGCAGGAAGGTGAGACCGTCCCCGGTGTCGTCACGGGCAAGCCTCCAGTCATCGGCGGCAGCTACGGTCGGTCCGAGGCACCGGGCCGAAGCGTCGCTCTCATCACGCGCGAGACGGTCGATCATTACGACCTGCCACTGGAGTCGACTACGGTCGCCGTGCAGGGTTTCGGAAGCGTCGGTGCCAAGGCGGCTCGGCTACTCGACGAGTGGGGCGCGACGGTCGTCGCGGTCAGCGACGTGAGCGGCGGTATCTACGACGCGGACGGTCTCGAGACACACGAGATCGAATCCCACGACGAACGGCCGGAAGCCGTCTCGGCAACCGAAGGCGTCTCACGGATCACGAACGAGGCGCTACTGGAACTCGACGTCGACGTGCTGATCCCCGCCGCCGTCGGTAACGTGTTGACGAGCGCGAACGCCGATGCGGTGCGGGCGGATATCATCGTCGAGGGCGCCAACGGACCGACGACGGCGGAAGCCGACCGCATCTTCGCCGAGCGTGGCGTTCCGGTCGTCCCCGATATCATCGCCAACGCCGGCGGCGTGACCGTGAGCTACTTCGAGTGGCTCCAGGATATCAACCGCCGTCAGTGGTCGCTGGACCGGGTTCGTGAGGAGTTGGAGTCGGAGATGCTCTCCGCGTGGCGTGACGTTCGGGCCGAGTTCACCCGGCGCGACGTGACCTGGCGGGAGGCCGCCTACATCGTCGCGCTCTCCCGCGTCGCGGAGGCAAAGAGCACGCGCGGACTCTGGCCGTGA